The following proteins come from a genomic window of Ictalurus furcatus strain D&B chromosome 12, Billie_1.0, whole genome shotgun sequence:
- the tcf23 gene encoding transcription factor 23 codes for MADTTLAEALAGEQGEMRGRHQTLRWTQPCVRQAVHREPKKWPRSEPGVQARASKTQNSPENAARERSRVRNLRQAFQSLQAALPSVPPDTKLSKLDVLVLATNYIAHLTETLDQGGAVCDHPALHRAEGYLHPVKKWPMRSLLYCGNIGERLPGANPSQEECHRPSITAEVQAD; via the exons ATGGCAGACACGACGCTGGCAGAGGCTTTGGCTGGGGAGCAGGGGGAGATGAGAGGGAGACATCAGACTCTGAGATGGACACAGCCATGCGTGAGACAGGCCGTGCACCGAGAGCCAAAGAAGTGG CCAAGATCTGAGCCTGGAGTACAAGCCAGAGCATCAAAGACACAAAATTCCCCTGAAAATGCAGCGAGGGAAAGGAGCCGAGTGCGAAACCTGCGCCAGGCATTCCAGAGCCTCCAGGCCGCTTTGCCATCGGTTCCTCCGGACACAAAGCTCTCCAAGCTGGACGTTCTGGTCCTGGCCACCAATTACATCGCACACCTCACTGAGACGCTGGACCAGGGGGGAGCGGTGTGTGATCATCCCGCGCTGCACAGAGCTGAAGGCTACCTGCACCCTGTGAAG AAGTGGCCTATGCGCTCTCTGCTGTACTGTGGGAACATCGGTGAGCGACTACCAGGAGCAAACCCCAGTCAGGAAGAGTGTCATAGACCCAGCATCACGGCCGAGGTCCAGGCAGACTGA